The genomic region TTCGGTGACTTAAATCAATAATAAACTTAAGTGACTGTGAATAATATTCAAGTGAACGATCGCATAATATTTTATGTATTTTTGAATAATTATTTTGGTTAACTATAAACTATATTTGACGTATCAATAATTACAAAGCTCTTAATCAGATACTTGCTTTGTATTTGATAGAAGTAGTTTGTGGGTAATCAAAAAGTTTTCCTTGTACGAATCTTTAACTCACAGATAACTACCAAATGATTGATTTTACAATCATACTACTTTGTTACTATCGATTTGATCTAAAGATTTAAACAGTACTTTGAAAATGAAAAGAAGAATTTCCTTATCCTTTATCTTCATGATGTATGTGTTGATGACTTTACCAACAAATGCATCTGCTATGATTAGTCCAGAGAAAGTGAATACTGCGGCGGATATCATGTCTTGGGTTGTTATTTGTGTAGTTCCAGTAGTTGGAGCTTGGGCATTCTGGAAAATTCATGTAATTCCAGAAGTAATTGCTAAAAAGAGAAATCATCCTCAAGCAGATTCTATTCACATGATGTGTTTATTATCATTAATTATGGGTGGTATGCTTTGGCCTGTCGCTTTGATTTGGTCATACTCTAATCCAGTTCATTTACATGTAACTGAAAAGCAAGCTTTTGGTGAAGAATCTGACGATGAAAGTTCAGAAGAGAAAGAATCAGAAGTTGCTTAATTAAAAACATCAATTGCTATCAAAAATCACTACAAATAGATAAAGAAAATTACTCATGGTAGATTTAATATTAATTGTTTATTGCCTAATTGTTTGGTTAGTATTTATCAAATTCAAACTATTAGCTTGGAATACTACATCTAAAATTATTGTATTTATTATTCCAGTAGTTGGAATCTCAGCTTTAGTATTAGCTATGAACGTATATATGCCTTCGTCAGATGACGTTCGAGTATATAATAAAACGGTTCAAGTAAA from Flammeovirga agarivorans harbors:
- a CDS encoding DUF3302 domain-containing protein, with protein sequence MKRRISLSFIFMMYVLMTLPTNASAMISPEKVNTAADIMSWVVICVVPVVGAWAFWKIHVIPEVIAKKRNHPQADSIHMMCLLSLIMGGMLWPVALIWSYSNPVHLHVTEKQAFGEESDDESSEEKESEVA